The Oryzias melastigma strain HK-1 linkage group LG13, ASM292280v2, whole genome shotgun sequence genome window below encodes:
- the LOC112149335 gene encoding NACHT and WD repeat domain-containing protein 2 gives MDTKGHFRSSCVKIYLCSNPEDSRMERQALREDVFPRLRRYCRSSLGLDVRVIDPFESSDPRRWPDENTRRRLITECRESSAGPFLLALVGHQYGAGCLPTQVEVSEFQLLLQVSQQVGISTLELEKAYQRDENIIPASFSLRSSSSPLSDGNEETERKNEEELKKVFQTAVTLSFCRGLLAPQRARSLYGSVLDKDLRFALANPTVEDITNRSVVYVHKVLNARKDTSNQLLSGSEAEISDPTVAAPTHDQFLSEMCDGYLPALVTSCHLLVYTFTTECDRRHGYTTARRRAYTDSLSQQVYADLVSFIGSSSSLGSGGVFQNVGSLTGEWADQEHLCGILSGFYDIIQAQEEKVRAYVQQKDQQCPLVVVGGPCTGKTVLLAHCTHQLKSWLADSDPVGLSYFCSMSVDASPEHLLTSLCRQIALKYDHQFPAERDSSFSTSSFFQDPIIPGSGFMNLHLSELQEHLASLLSLLPCTRRPFILLLDGLDQLENNAGAQIVRNLPSPLPPAVKLIITVSSNQTHLLHAIKQRYSQRGLPHCVSEEELGFLCVEMGLGDSKQCVKMLTSLLAGSGRRITSGQQVLINKALTSCRLPLYARLLHVHAAGWRSDSEVNDTCLPDAVHSSISALLDQLELKHGSALVARAASFLALSKSGLSEAELAYLLSSDSLTEEDSVLRSKVTQVDVEKLLLDFRSFLLRRSVAGSQVLFWVSRHFGLVVSKKYLGTHDVKRKIHSEMADYFSGRGVGGQGLKEDNQPFLFASPENISWVNVRKIIELPHHLQQSGRWAELEAELLMSLDFHQAMLQAGRLEDLISMLESDRSSSEFRFFREKRLLAKVLRSSACFLLRSPHQLSTVMEMNILPFLGCFPTLEGYIQHVREERRQKESGLEISLWPCLHSVPALQSVDDKLRVTESAATGCGTVAQTTEDGSAWIWRSSGLVRLRMSLSCEQQEVKFTGVRGCGRFLLLSAEGSRLFVWDVSGPEKLQEVEDSLGSSKRVGGFIALQETFGLWWEKQKFVGVFDACGRNIAHFKCRSAVTCVAFSTHSFHVFCGQEDGTVSAFDIQTGRLLGSCSHWKHSAITVIILSEEQQEMACLDRTGSIALWDIASKEQTFRLVREENSQEESDILNTDYVEDISLLLVCGEKQVTLWGSDSWDLVEEFSAPKTKVFTQAVLSQDGHLFLALLRSCSLVLVWSISSGRCVLSLESNGLPLLLLRTFSETICVSQSGCLTIWDSRMIDAAGTAPKMRDRVNEVVADKAVKFLYTSDGSREVWRWSLDSGRPGHSFLHDGAVEKLQLSPSSLKLVTLSAGEIYVWETETGQNVVRIGGSRATDLLITPNSKFGVSIFEEGLSRVWKLAQGSIVCSIHLQLSDPQVSPDGTFLISLHHGDLLAASLWSGLICKRFSCMEPSEVVAFRTLSEHPDFVVVMAALGAVYTWKVSEETVCQHFDLPTMFYCDPGAFQMSSDGSCALLSTCGDQMKLLDLSRVRLCSFKAEGTVIKVCLDQTGSYVAYITSPHSLEESCTCHLHNQPVLTVTRLSDGERIGSVHLSGNPSTLGVCDQRRIFVGFEDGSIGLYSILDSTVDEETLLRGTKESKDHLKENFCPFEEPISWFPQAKPNVNWPQSL, from the exons ATGGACACCAAAGGACACTTCCGCTCTTCCTGTGTGAAAATCTATCTATGTTCCAACCCAGAAG ACAGCAGGATGGAGCGTCAGGCGCTCAGAGAGGACGTGTTCCCCAGGTTGAGAAGATACTGCAGATCCTCGCTGGGCCTGGATGTGAGA GTGATAGAtccatttgagtccagtgatCCTCGTCGCTGGCCGGATGAAAACACCAGACGGCGGTTGATTACAGAGTGCAGAGAGAGCTCAGCCGGGCCCTTTTTGCTG GCTCTGGTGGGACATCAGTATGGCGCCGGCTGTCTGCCCACCCAGGTGGAGGTGTCAGagttccagctgctgctgcaggtgagCCAGCAGGTGGGAATCAGCACCCTGGAACTGGAGAAGGCCTACCAGAGGGACGAGAACATCATCCCTGCTTCTTTCTCTCTGAGATCTTCCTCCAGTCCTCTG TCAGATGGTAATGAGGAAACAGAAAGGAAGAATGAAGAAGAGCTGAAGAAGGTGTTTCAGACAGCAGTGACtctgagtttctgcagaggtcTTTTGGCCCCACAGAGAGCCCGTAGTTTGTACGGTTCAG TCCTCGATAAAGATCTGCGATTTGCTTTGGCGAACCCGACGGTTGAGGACATCACCAACCGCAGTGTGGTTTACGTCCACAAGGTCCTCAATGCCAGGAAAGACACGTCCAACCAGCTGCTGTCAGGCTCGGAG GCAGAGATCTCTGATCCCACCGTGGCAGCACCCACCCATGACCAATTCCTATCAGAGATGTGTGACGGCTACCTGCCTGCTCTTGTCACCTCCTGCCACCTTCTAGTTTATACCTTCACCACTGAGTGTGACCGTCGCCATGGTTACACCACAGCGAGAAGGCGAGCCTACACAGACTCCCTGAGTCAGCAGGTTTATGCTGACCTCGTCTCGTTTATCGGCAGCTCAAGCTCGTTGGGTTCTGGAGGGGTCTTCCAAAATGTGGGCTCTTTAACGGGAGAGTGGGCTGACCAGGAGCATCTGTGCGGCATCCTGTCGGGGTTTTATGACATCATTCAAGCACAGGAGGAAAAG GTCAGAGCTTATGTGCAGCAGAAGGATCAACAGTGCCCACTAGTGGTGGTAGGAGGACCGTGCACGGGGAAGACGGTGCTTCTGGCTCACTGCACTCATCAG CTCAAGTCTTGGCTGGCAGACTCTGATCCTGTGGGGCTCAGTTATTTCTGCAGCATGTCAGTGGACGCCTCTCCAGAACATCTGCTCACCAGTCTGTGTCGTCAGATTGCTTTAAAGTATGACCACCAGTTTCCTGCAGAGAGAGATTCCAGCTTTTCCACCAGCTCGTTCTTCCAGGATCCAATAATCCCTGGTTCAGGCTTCATGAACCTCCATCTGTCCGAGCTCCAAGAACATCTAGCGTCCCTCCTATCTCTCCTTCCCTGCACTCGGCGGCCTTTCATCCTTCTGCTAGATGGTTTGGATCAACTGGAGAACAACGCCGGTGCTCAGATAGTCAGAAACCTCCCCTCCCCCCTTCCCCCCGCGGTCAAACTCATCATCACAGTTTCCTCCAACCAGACTCACCTCCTGCATGCTATCAAGCAGCGGTACTCACAAAGAGGTCTTCCTCACTGCGTGTCAGAGGAAGAGTTGGGGTTCCTGTGTGTGGAGATGGGATTAGGAGACTCCAAACAGTGTGTGAAGATGCTGACGTCTCTACTAGCGGGTTCAGGGAGGAGGATCACATCTGGACAACAAGTTCTGATTAACAAGGCCCTCACTTCCTGTCGCCTGCCGCTCTACGCCAGACTCCTGCATGTGCATGCTGCTGGGTGGCGCTCAG ACTCAGAGGTGAACGACACCTGCCTTCCAGACGCCGTTCATTCCTCCATTTCTGCTCTCCTGGATCAGCTGGAGCTCAAACACGGCTCCGCCCTTGTGGCTCGTGCCGCGTCTTTCCTCGCCCTCTCCAAATCTGGGCTATCGGAGGCTGAACTTGCTTATCTGCTCTCCAGTGACTCTCTGACTGAGGAGGACTCTGTtttaaggtcaaaggtcactcAAGTCGATGTGGAGAAGCTGCTCTTGGATTTCAGGAGCTTTCTTCTTAGAAGATCAGTAGCGGGTTCGCAGGTTCTGTTCTGGGTGAGCAGACACTTTGGTCTGGTCGTGTCCAAAAAGTATCTGGGCACGCATGACGTGAAGAGGAAGATTCATTCAGAGATGGCAGACTACTTCAGCGGACGGGGGGTCGGAGGTCAAGGACTGAAGGAGGACAACCAGCCGTTCCTCTTTGCTTCTCCAGAAAACATCAGCTGGGTGAATGTGAGAAAAATCATCGAGCTGCCGCATCACTTGCAGCAAAGCGGCAGGTGGGCGGAGCTGGAAGCTGAGCTGTTGATGTCTCTGGATTTTCACCAGGCGATGCTTCAAGCTGGACGTCTGGAAGATCTGATCTCCATGCTGGAGTCTGACAGAAGCTCCTCAGAGTTTAGGTTTTTTAGGGAAAAACGGCTCCTAGCAAAAGTGTTGAGGTCATCCGCCTGCTTCCTGCTGAGATCACCCCACCAGCTGTCTACAGTCATGGAAATGAACATCCTCCCTTTTCTGGGGTGTTTCCCCACCCTTGAGGGTTACATCCAACATGTTAGAGAAGAAAGACGGCAAAAGGAGAGCGGGCTAGAAATCTCTCTTTGGCCTTGTCTCCACTCTGTTCCTGCCCTTCAGAGCGTAGATGATAAACTGCGAGTCACCGAATCTGCAGCTACAGGATGTGGAACGGTAGCACAGACCACGGAGGACGGCTCTGCTTGGATCTGGAGAAGCTCCGGGTTGGTCAGACTCAGGATGTCCCTGAGCTGTGAGCAGCAGGAGGTGAAGTTTACTGGAGTGAGAGGCTGTGGCCGGTTCCTGCTGCTGTCCGCTGAGGGCAGCAGGCTCTTCGTGTGGGACGTGTCCGGTCCAGAGAAGCTCCAGGAGGTTGAAGACTCTCTCGGATCATCAAAAAGAGTCGGAGGATTTATTGCACTCCAGGAAACGTTCGGTTTGTGGTGGgaaaagcagaagtttgttGGTGTGTTTGATGCTTGCGGCAGGAACATAGCTCATTTTAAGTGTCGGAGCGCCGTCACCTGTGTGGCGTTCTCCACCCACAGCTTTCATGTGTTCTGCGGGCAGGAGGATGGCACCGTGTCTGCGTTTGACATCCAAACTGGGAGACTGCTGGGCTCTTGTTCCCACTGGAAGCACAGCGCCATCACGGTGATAATCCTCAGCGAAGAGCAACAGGAAATGGCATGCCTTGACAGGACTGGGAGCATTGCATTATGGGATATCGCATCGAAAGAACAGACGTTCAGACTTGTCAGAGAGGAAAACAGTCAGGAGGAATCTGACATCCTCAACACAGATTACGTGGAGGACATCAGCTTGCTCCTGGTGTGTGGGGAGAAGCAGGTGACCCTGTGGGGTTCGGATAGCTGGGATCTGGTGGAGGAGTTCTCAGCGCCAAAGACGAAAGTCTTCACCCAGGCGGTGCTGAGTCAGGATGGACACCTCTTCTTGGCTCTGTTACGGAGCTGCAGCTTGGTGTTGGTGTGGAGTATCAGCTCTGGGCGGTGTGTTCTCTCCTTGGAGTCAAACGGGCTGccgctgctgctcctcagaaCGTTCTCAGAAACCATCTGTGTCTCTCAGAGTGGCTGCTTGACCATCTGGGACTCGAGGATGATCGATGCAGCGGGAACCGCTCCAAAAATGAGAGATAGAGTGAATGAAGTTGTGGCTGATAAAGCAGTAAAGTTTCTTTACACGTCAGATGGCTCACGTGAAGTGTGGAGGTGGAGCTTAGACTCAGGACGTCCAGGTCACAGCTTCCTCCACGATGGCGCAGTGGAAAAACTACAGCTTTCTCCCAGCAGCTTGAAGCTGGTGACGCTCTCAGCTGGGGAGATCTACGTTTGGGAGACAGAAACGGGTCAGAATGTGGTCCGGATCggcggcagcagagccaccgaTCTCCTGATTACACCCAACAGTAAGTTTGGCGTGAGCATTTTTGAAGAAGGACTCTCTCGAGTTTGGAAGCTGGCACAAGGAAGCATCGTGTGCAGCATACACCTTCAACTGTCTGACCCCCAGGTGTCACCTGATGGTACGTTCCTCATCAGCCTGCACCACGGAGACCTGCTGGCTGCCAGCTTGTGGTCAGGCTTGATTTGTAAGCGTTTCTCCTGCATGGAGCCGTCTGAGGTGGTTGCTTTCCGCACGCTGTCGGAGCATCCAGACTTTGTGGTTGTGATGGCTGCCCTGGGGGCGGTGTACACCTGGAAGGTGTCAGAGGAGACGGTGTGCCAGCACTTTGATCTACCAACTATGTTTTACTGTGATCCAGGAGCCTTCCAGATGTCATCCGATGGGAGCTGTGCCTTGTTGTCCACTTGTGGCGACCAAATGAAGCTTCTAGATCTGTCTCGAGTCAGACTGTGCTCGTTTAAAGCTGAAGGAACTGTCATTAAAGTCTGTTTGGACCAAACCGGATCGTATGTTGCATACATAACCAGCCCCCACAGCCTGGAGGAAAGCTGCACCTGTCACCTGCACAACCAGCCCGTCCTCACCGTCACACGGCTTTCAGATGGAGAGCGGATTGGAAGTGTACATCTGTCGGGAAACCCCTCCACTCTGGGTGTGTGTGATCAGAGAAGGATTTTTGTGGGGTTTGAGGACGGATCCATCGGTCTGTACTCCATTTTAGATTCCACTGTTGATGAGGAAACTTTGCTCAGAGGCACTAAGGAATCAAAAGACCATTTGAAAGAGAACTTCTGCCCTTTTGAGGAACCGATCAGTTGGTTTCCTCAAGCCAAACCTAATGTAAATTGGCCTCAAAGTTtataa